The sequence TCTATTTCTTCTCCAGTCATAGAAGTTCATATTTCTAATATTCATTCAAGAGAATCCTTTAGAAAAAAATCGTTTCTATCTTCTGTTTGTAAAGGAACTATTTTTGGTTTCGGATTAAAATCCTATGAATTAGGAATAATAAGTTTTTCCTTGTAAGATTTATTAAAATTTTGAATATGTTGAATTATTTCTTTTCTTCCATATCCTTTCTTTACGGATACTTTGAAATACTTAGGCATCGAGAAAGAAGTTTTTTCAATTTCTTCCTTACAAAGATCTATCTTTTTATCCAAAATTCTGGAACTTAGTTTATCCGTTTTTGTAAAAACAATACAAAAACGAATTTTTAAATTGTTTAACTTTTTTATGAAGTCTAGATCTATTTTCTGTAAGACAGTTCTGCAATCCATCAATAGAAACAAAAGAATTAAATTTTTTCTATAAGAAACGTAATCTAGAATTAATTTTCTCTTTTCTTTTTTTTTCCTCTTAGAGTATCCATATCCAGGCAAATCTGTTAAATACCATTCATGATTTATCAGAAAAAAATTGATCAATTTCGTACTTCCTGGATGAGAGGAAACTTTAGCTATTTTTTTACAATTTGCAATAAAATTAATCAAACTGGATTTTCCTACATTAGAACGTCCAGAAAAAGCATATTCAGGAAGATTATGAAAAAAAAATTGATGTAATTTAACAAAACTTCCTTTAAATTTTACAGAAAAAATTTTCATGATCAAAATCAAATTTGGATAACCATTTTTCTAATATTTTTATAAATTTTTTTGGATGTTCCATCATAGGAACATGTCCGCATTTATCTATCCAATATAATTCTGAACAGGGCAATAATCTATGAAACTCCTCTGCTACTTCTGGAGGAGTAACATGATCTTGCTTTCCCCAAATTAAACAAATAGGTTGTTGAATAAGAGATAAATCCTTAGACATATTATATTTCATTGCACTTTTTGCAATGTATAAAGTTTTAATTCCTTTTTTTTTATCATTCACAATATGAAATACTTCATCGATCAATTCTTTAGTAGCAATTCTAGGATCATAAAAAACTTCTTGCGATTTTTTTCGAATATATTCATAATTTTCTCTTTTAGGAAATGCTTCTCCAAAAGATTTTTCGAATAAACCAGAACTTCCTGTAAGTACAACAGAATGTACTAAATCTATTCTTTCTTTTGCTATGATTAAGGCTATATGTCCTCCTAGAGAATTTCCTATCAATGTAGCTTTTTCAATCTCTATTTCTATTAAAAATTGAATAATATATTTAGATATATTATAAATATTTGTAAGAAATAAAGGCATATTATAAAGTGGAAGTGAAGGAATAATAACCTTGTATCCTTTTTTTGGAAAGAAATCTAAAAGTGCATC comes from Blattabacterium sp. (Mastotermes darwiniensis) str. MADAR and encodes:
- the yihA gene encoding ribosome biogenesis GTP-binding protein YihA/YsxC, whose amino-acid sequence is MKIFSVKFKGSFVKLHQFFFHNLPEYAFSGRSNVGKSSLINFIANCKKIAKVSSHPGSTKLINFFLINHEWYLTDLPGYGYSKRKKKEKRKLILDYVSYRKNLILLFLLMDCRTVLQKIDLDFIKKLNNLKIRFCIVFTKTDKLSSRILDKKIDLCKEEIEKTSFSMPKYFKVSVKKGYGRKEIIQHIQNFNKSYKEKLIIPNS
- a CDS encoding alpha/beta fold hydrolase, which produces MISYIKKGVGHPLILLHGLMGGLSNFDALLDFFPKKGYKVIIPSLPLYNMPLFLTNIYNISKYIIQFLIEIEIEKATLIGNSLGGHIALIIAKERIDLVHSVVLTGSSGLFEKSFGEAFPKRENYEYIRKKSQEVFYDPRIATKELIDEVFHIVNDKKKGIKTLYIAKSAMKYNMSKDLSLIQQPICLIWGKQDHVTPPEVAEEFHRLLPCSELYWIDKCGHVPMMEHPKKFIKILEKWLSKFDFDHENFFCKI